The genomic stretch AGTTCGAGCGCCCCCGAGCGGACCTGACGGTCGACACCGACGAACTCCCGGTGGAGGAGGCGGTCACGCGGGTGGTTCGGGCGGTCGAGCGGTGGCGCGATTAGCGGCCGTTCAGCGTCGAGAGGGTCTCCGCGGCCTCGGTGGCGGCTTCGAGGAACTCGCGGGCGCGCCGTGGGTCCTCGCTGTCGGCGGCCCGCCGCGAGAGCGTGGCGATGGTCCGGCCGAGCTCGTCGCGCGCCCCCGAGAGGTCGCCGGTCGCCGCCGAGGGTTCGGAGTCTGTTCCGGGAGCGGGCTCGTGCGATTCAACGGCCCGTGCGGGTTCGGGCTGGCCCTCCGGTTCCGGCTCGGGTTCGGGCTCGCGGACCTCGGAGGGCTGGGAGCCGGTGTCGACGGGATCGGTCCGGTCCTCGTCGGCCACGGCCTGGGCCGCGGCCTCGGACTCGGGGGCCGTCTCGGCGGGGTCGGGCGACTCCCGGCGGTCGGGCTGCCCGTTCCCCCCGGCCGACTCCTCCTCGGCGGCCTGGCACGACGGACAGAACGCCTGGCCCTCGTAGCGGAAGACCGGGTCGCCGCATCGATCGCAGTGGCTGTTGGTCATCGTCGCGCCCTGGAGCAGGAGGTCGCTCATACGCTGGGTCGACTCCCGGTCGGCCCGTTCGTCGGCGTACTTCTCGCGGAGCTTCTCGCGTTCGGCCTCCTTGTCGAACTCGTCGCTGCTCATACCTGGAGGAGGGCCGTGATCCCGAAAAGGACTGTGGATTCGACGATCGTCGAACCAGAGTTCCCGAGACGACGTGAGATGCCCAGTTCCGACACGTTTAACGGCCTCGGCGTGGCGTGTTTACGTGATATGACGAAAGTGAGCGTCGTCGGCGCGGCAGGCACGGTGGGTGCCGCCGCCGCCTACAACATCGCGCTGCGGGACATCGCTGACGAACTCGTCCTCGTCGACATCCCCGACAAGGAGGACGACACGGTGGGCCAGGCCGCCGACACGAACCACGGGGTGGCCTACGACGCCAACACAACGATCAGGCAGGGCGGCTACGAGGACACCGCGGGCTCGGACGTCGTCGTCATCACCGCCGGGATCCCCCGGTCGCCGGGCCAGAGCCGGACGGATCTGGCGGGCGACAACGCCCCGATCATGGACGACATCGGGTCGTCGATCGCCGAGCACAACGACGACTTCGTGACGATCACGACCTCCAACCCCGTCGACCTGCTCAACCGCCACCTCTACGAGGTCGGCGACCGCGACAGGAAGACGGTGATCGGCTTCGGCGGCCGGCTCGACAGCGCGCGCTTTCGGTACGTGCTCGCCGAGCGCTTCGACACCCAGGTGCGGAACGTCGAGGCGACGATCCTCGGCGAGCACGGCGACGCGCAGGTGCCCGTCTTCTCGAAGGTCCGCGTCGACGGCACCGACCCCGAGTTCAGCGACGACGAGAAGGAGGAGATCCTCGACGAGCTCCAGGAGAGCGCGATGAACGTCATCGAGCGCAAGGGCGCGACCGAGTGGGGGCCCGCGACGGGCGTCGGCCACATGGTCGAGGCCGTCGTGCGCGACACCGGCGAGGTGTTCCCCGCCTCGGTGCCCCTCGACGGCGAGTTCGGTCACTCGGACGTCGGGCTCGGCGTGCCGGCGAAGCTCGGCGAGAACGGCGTCGAGGAAGTGGTGGAATGGGACCTCGACGAGTTCGAGCGCGAGCAGCTCGGCTCGGCGGCCGACAAGCTCAGCGAGCAGTACGACGAGATCGACTAATCGGGTTCCTGTTTCAGTAGAAGCGAAATCGCTGCATCGATGTTACACACTCTCGATTAAATACCAGCAATGTTATAATATAGAAGAGTTCTGAATTAACTTGTTCTTCCAAATCGAAATCCAGAGTCACTGAGGAACTCCGAAGAAAGGCCAACAGAACGCGGTCTTTCACGAGCATCTGTTGGCGAACATTCTGCAACATCACCCAATGAACCCCTCCCAACTGCATGCAAAGAAACAAGAAACGCATCGTTGTTGATAATCGTATACGTTGGACCACCGGAATCTCCGGCAGCGGTTTGACCGACCTCGACTTCTACCCCTTCTCCATTGAATGTGACACAGTCTAAATTCGCGCTCTCGTTGTATGCTGTACAGTAGCCACTCTGGAACTGGGTAGTAGCTCCTCGTTTATATACGGGATCGAAGTCATCGATCAGTTTAGCATAATTCGTGTATGATCCTACGAGATTTATCGAATTGTTTTCACTTCTCTGTACATGGCCTGAAAAGTCAAGATCGTTATTCTCGATCTCGATCGCGGCCCAGTCGTACGATTCGTGGTAATTTAGCACACTCCCTATCTCTCGTGATGGAGCCCAGCTACTGCTCTGTGATAATCGGTTTCCAATCGGAGAAGAATCACAGCCAGTCTTTCCCTGGCCGGCGGCTACGTGAGCTGCTGTAAGCATAGTGAGCGTGTCTGTCGATTCCCAGTAGGCTCTTGCACACAACGTTCCACCACCACCGCCCTCTACGGCCGTTATCCAACCACCACGCACTGGGTCGTTGGTCCCTCTCAGTGTGCATTGAAGCTCATCAGGTGGTGCTTCTATTGTTTCAATGTTGACACCATCAACGGATTCGGGAACGATACTGTCAACATAAGATAGATCGACAATGTCACTGTCATACATAGCGCGTATCTGCAATTCGGTATGACCCTCAATTTCCTCGTTGGATCCTGTGATACTAACGCTAGTAATTTCTGGCAAGTCGAGATATTGCTTAGAAACCTCCCGATGTATTTCTTCAGTTCGTTTAACCTCTTCCCACCATTCTTTGGAAACTGTTTCGTATAGGATCACTTCTTCACCATCAAAAGCCGAAGCGACTTCGATCGTATTGTTATCTCCTGCTGCAATACCTATTCCAGGCAGTACGCTCATACTTCCTAAGGCTTTCAGGATATTTCACCGAGAACCTCTGATAGACCCTGTGTCAGGATTGTTGTCTTCTTTTCCCATACCAATATATAAGATAGTATTGTATTTAAATTTTATTTCTATATATTATTATTTAATCGAAAAACATATATTCTACAGGTGGAAAAAGGGTACATGGATCGGAGAAGCTGGCTCGGCGTCTTGGGAACTGGAGCCCTCATTTCGCTGAGTGGATGCGTGACTGGGATGCTCTCGGATGAGGAAAACAGTCCAGATCCTCCGGATGGGATCGCAGACGTACGGTTCGAGCGGAAGGACCCACAGGGCTGGGAACTGATCGATCCCCAGAAAGAAGTACACACCGGCTTCAAGATTATTGATGACAAAGATGCCGACCATCCGACGTTTATCGTTCGAGGACAGGTGGAGTCAGGGGATCCAGACTGTACAGAGATCCATATAGATGGGATAGAATACATCGATACCACAGTATCAATCGAAATCGAAGTACGAGAAGAAGGAGAGGAGTGTCTGGACGTTATAGCATTCGAGCCGTTCGAAATGGAGATCGTGTTCGAAACCGAAGACGACGTGCCGGAGTCCATCGAGATCAACGATTTCGAGAAAGGCGTCCCGGAGCCGGAGTAGCCCCCATGAACAGACGAACCCTCCTCGTAACGCTCGGAGCCATCGGAATCACCACGTCGGGTATCGCGGCGGGCCAATCGGACGAAAACGATGAGAACTGCGAGCCGGTCGAGGTCGTCGTCGGGGAGGACGCCAACGGCGAGATCACCGAGGAGGTTCCCGCCGCGTGGCAGGAACACGTCGAGCGGACGGAGGAGGTTCACGAGGAGATAGAAACGGAACACGGCAACGAGTCGTGGTTCGAGTCGGCGAGTATCAGAGAAGGAGAGGGGGAGGTCTGTGATCGGAATCGGATGGCCGTCTCGGTGAACGTTTCGGACAGAGACGAGGCAGAGGAACGGATCGAGGAGCGAGAGGACGTACAGATCCTCATCGATGACGGCGACCGGGAGGATCGATTGGAGACGGTCGAAGACGAAGGCGAGGGAGAATCCGAGACAGAGGAGATGGCTGGCTTTGGAGTCCTCGCCACGCTCGGCGGCCTCGGTGGCGCTGTCTATCTACTTATGCGGCGGTTCGGCAATAGCGAATAGTGAACCGGCGAATGACGGTGATTACGGAACCGTCTGCTCGCCGTCGTCGTCGTAGAGCCTGATGGCGTCGACGGGACAGACCCGCGCGGCCATCTCCGCGTCGAACTCCTCGCCCTCGGGCACTTCGAGGACGAAGGTGCCGTCCTCTTCCTCCTCCGCGCCGACGAGTTCGGCCTTCCCGGCGTCCATGTCCTTCTCGAACTTCTCCCACTCGTCGACGCACTGGTAGATCCCGATGCAGGTTTCCGGGTCGTACTCGATTCGCATACCGGGTGTTTCGCCGAGGACACCAAAACCGTGGCGGAGCGCGACCCGGGGCGACAGTTTAAACCCGGTGACGGGTCAAAAACACGCCTAATGCAAACCGCGGAGCTTTCGGGCCTTCCCGCGGGGGTGGCGGACCACCTCCGCGAGGAGGGCATCGAGGAACTCTACCCGCCCCAGGCGGAGGCCGTCGAGGCCGGCGTCACCGAGGGCGAGAGCGTCGTCGCGAGCGTCCCCACCGCCAGCGGCAAGACCCTGATCGCCGAGCTCGCGATGCTCGCCTCGGTCGAGCGCGGCGGCAAGGCGCTCTACATCGTTCCCCTTCGAGCCCTGGCCAGCGAGAAGAAGCGCGAGTTCGAGCGCTTCGAGGAGTTCGGCGTTTCCGTCGGCGTCTCGACCGGCAACTACGAGTCCGACGAGGAGTGGCTCTCGAATCGGGACATCGTCGTCGCCACCAGCGAGAAGGTCGACTCGCTGGTGCGAAACGGCGCCTCGTGGATCGAGGAGCTCTCCTGCGTCGTCGCCGACGAGATCCACCTCGTCGACGACGCGAACCGGGGGCCCACGCTGGAGGTCACGCTGGCGAAGCTCAGGCAGTTGAACCCCGCGCTCCAGACGGTCGCGCTCTCCGCAACGGTGGGTAACGCCGACGAGGTCGCCGACTGGCTCGACGCCGAGCTCGTCCACTCCGAGTGGCGCCCCATCGACCTTCGGACTGGAGTCCACTACGGCAGCGCGCTGCATTTCGACGACGGCTCCCAGGAGGAGTTCGCCGTCGAATCGGGCGACAATCCTACAACGGCGCTCGTGAGCGACACCCTTTCCGATGGGGGATCCTCGCTCGTGTTCGTCAACTCCCGACGGAACGCGGAGGCCGCCGCCCGCCGCCTGGGGAACGCCGTCGAGGACCAGCTCACGGGCGAGGAGCGCGCGGAGCTCGCGGAGCTCGCAGAGGAGGTCCGGGGCGTGAGCGACTCGGAGACCAGCGACGATCTGGCCGATGCCATCGCCAACGGGGCCGCGTTCCACCACGCGGGCCTCGCGCGCGAGCACCGCACGCTGGTCGAGGACGCCTTCCGCGACCGGCTGATCAAGGCCATCAGCGCGACACCCACGCTCGCGGCGGGCGTCAACACCCCAAGCAGGCGAGTCATCGTCCGCGACTGGCAGCGCTACGACGGCGACGCCGGCGGGATGAAGCCGCTGGCGACCCTGGAGGTCCACCAGATGATGGGACGGGCCGGTCGGCCCGGCCTCGACCCCTACGGCGAGGCCCTGCTGCTCGCGAACAACCACGACGAGCTCGACGAGCTCTTCGAGAGATACGTCTGGGCCGACCCCGAGCCCGTTCGCTCGAAGCTGGCAACCGAGCCCGCGCTCCGGACGCACGTCCTCGCGACGGTCGCCTCCGGCTTCGCGAGCTCCCGTGGAGGGCTGCTGGAGTTCCTCGAACGGACCCTCTATGCGACCCAGTCGACCGATCCCGGTCGGCTCGAATCGGTGACGGACCGGATGCTCGACTACCTCGAACGGAACGGATTCCTCGAACGCGCGGGGGAGGACATCGAGGCGACGGGGATCGGCCACACCGTCTCGCGGCTGTATCTCGATCCCATGAGCGCCGCCGAGATGGTCGACGGGCTGCGCGGCGCCGACGACGCGAGCGCGCTCGGGCTCTACCACCTCGTCGCACGCACCCCCGACATGTGGGAGCTCTACCTCCGGTCGGGCGACCGCGAGAAGTACACCGAGATCGCCTACGAGCGCGAGGCCGAGTTCCTCGGCGACATGCCCACCGAGTTCGAGGCCGAACGGTTCGAAGACTGGCTCTCGGCGCTCAAGACCGCCTCGTTGCTCGAGGACTGGGCCAGCGAGGTCGAGGAGGACCGGATCACCGAGCGCTACTCGATCGGCCCGGGCGACCTGCGGGGGAAGGTCGAGACCGCTCAGTGGCTGTTGAACGCCGCCGAGCGCCTCGCGGTCGAGCTGGACCTCGGACCCGACGTGGTCGCGTCGATCAGCGCCGCGCGCCAGCGGGTCGAACACGGGGTGGGCGAGGAGCTGCTCGGGCTCACCGGCGTCGGCAACGTCGGGCGAAAGCGCGCGCGGTGGCTCTACGAGGCCGGAATCGAGACCCGCGACGAGCTGCGAAACGCCGAGAAATCGGTCGTGCTCGGCGCGCTTCGCGGTCGTGAGAAGACCGCCGAGACGATCCTCAGGAACGCCGGCCACCCGAACCCCGCGATCGAGGGCGAGGGCGTCGAGGCCGACGAGTCGGCGGCCGTCGAGGCCGAGGCGGACTCGCGCGGCGACGGGCAGGCGGGGCTGGGTGACTTCTGAATGGAGCTGCTGGCCGGTAACGCCGACATCGACGACCTCGACGCGTTCCTCGACTCGCTCGCCCGGATCGGCGACGAACACGACAGTACCGTCCAGGCGTTCGACGCCCGGTATATCGCCGACCCCGAGCAGCTCGAACGCGCCGTCGCGCTCGCGGACCGGGCGATCGGGCGCGACGAGGCCATCGCCCGCGATCGGGCCGTCGAGGTCCTGCTCTACGCCGCCGGCCGGCGGCAGATCAACCGCGCGTTCGAGATCGGGGTCTCGGAGGGCGAGCAGGCGGTCGTGGTCCTCGTCGACGGCGGGGACGAGCGGGAGGCGATCGAGGCCCTCTCGGGGCTCGTCGAGCCGGGCGAGTGGAGGCCGGGCGACCGGGCCGATGAGGGACTGATCGCGGGGTTCTACGGGATCACCGAGGCCGAACGGGCGGCAACCGACGCGAGCCTCCAGGAGCTGGTCTGTGAACGGGTCGCGCTGCTGGTCGTCGAGCGGTAGGCGTGCGCTTGCAGGTCCAACGGTTATGGGTCGGACCGACGAACCGGGAGGTATGGCAGACAAGGATCCACAGGAGAGCGCACGCGAACGACAGCGCGAACGGGCGGAGGCGGCCGAGTCGGCGGCGGCAGACGAGTTCGGCGGGATGCTCTCGGAACACAAGTACCCCGCGACCAGCGAGGAGCTGGCGGCCGACTACGGCGGCGAGCCCATCGACATGCCCAACGAGACCGAGTCGATCGGCAGCGTCTTCGACCGCCTGGAGGGCGAGCGCTTCGATACCGCGGAGGAGGCAGAGGAGGCGCTGTACAACGAGCTCTCGGGCAGCGAGGGCGGACCTCAGGAGTACAACGACGAACGCGAGCTCGCCGAGGGCGAGGAGGGTCCCGACGACCGGGACCAGCCCGAGGGCTCGCTGTAGGGCCGAACCGCTTACCCCTCGCGGCGCGTAGGACGGGACATGTCCCCGCGGATCACCGACCCGTTCGAGATCGGTGGGCTGTCCGTCCCTAACCGACTGTACCGCGCGCCGCTCTTGGAGTGTGCCGGCAACGGCCCCGACGCCGTCGATACACTGATCCGCGAGCTCGAACCGGCCGCCGAGGCCGGCGCGGGCCTGCTCTTTCAGGGCGCGACGATCGTCCGTGGCGAGGGCGGCTGTGCGGCCCCCGGGATGACCCGCGTCCACGACCCCGAATTCGTCTCGCGGCTCGGGAAACTGACCGACGCGATCGACGACCACGGCTCGCGGATCTTCGTCCAGCTCGAACACGGCGGGCTGCGGAGCATGGAGACCTGGCACGCCGGGTATCGTGCGGAGAACCCCGACCTGGAACAGCTCGCGGTCTCGCGCCCGCCGGGATTGCTCCGCATGGCGGATCGCCTCGGCGTCCTCGACTACGACCCGCACGTCCTCTCGATCGAGGAGGTCTACGAGCTGGCCGCCGATTTCGGCCGGGCAGCTGAGCGCTGTGTCGGAGCGGGCTACGACGGGGTCCACATCGCGGGCGCGAACATGGGGATCGTCCAACAGTTCCTCTCGCCCTTCTACAACCGTCGCGACGACGAGTTCGGGGGAAGCCTCACGAACCGCGTCCGGTTTCTCGCCGCGATCCACGACGAGATCCGCGAGCGTGCTGGCGACGTCCCGCTCGTGACGAAGGTCCCCGCCGAGACCGCAAGTCCCCCGGTGGTTCGCCGTCACCTCTCCGAGCACGACGCCGTCGAGATCTGCCGGGCCTGCGAGGCGATGGGCTACGACGCCGTCGTGCCCGTTCGGGGCTCCGTGTTCTGGGACATGAGCCTCGTCCGCGGCGAGCACCCCGAGCGCGCGTGGGCCGACGACCGCTTCAGGGCGGGCTACGAGGCGGCGTTCGGTGCCCGCTGGCGGGCGGTCGCGCTCGCGAACCGGATCCACGCCGCCGGCTTCGAGTTCGAGCCGGCGTGGAACGCCGACCTCTGCGAGCGGGTGCGCGAGGCGGTCTCGATTCCCGTGCTCTGCGAGGGCGGGATCCGCGGGCCCGAGATCGGGGACGTGCTCGGCTCGGCGGCCGACGCCGTCGGAATGGGCCGGCCCTTCTACGCCGAGCCGCGCCTGCCGGCACGCGTGTTGGCGGGAGAGAGCGTCGTCTGTGAGAACTGCAACAACTGCACCGTCCCGCAGGTCGCGGGCGCCCGCGGGGTCTGTCGGACCCCGAGCGTGCTCGCGAAGCGGGGGCAGCTGGCCCGCGAGGGGGCGTACACGAACTGATGGTCGAGGTCGCCCTCCTGCTGGCCGTCGCGCTGCTGGTCTGTGGAGTGCTCGCGAGCTTCGTCCCGCTGGCGCCCGGCGCGCTGCTCTCGCTCGCCGGGATCTACGGCTACTGGTGGGCGACGGGCTACTCCGAACCGGGAACGGTCTTCCTCGTCGTGGCAACGTTCGTCGGACTCGGAACGCTCGCGCTCGATTACCTCGCGAGCGCGCTCTCGACGCGGGCGGGCGGTGCGTCGTGGAAGACCACCGCGATCGCCGCCGTCGTGGGGCTGGCCCTGCTCCCCTTCACGGGCCCGGTCGGCGCGGTGGTCGGCGTGGCGCTCGCGGTCTTCGCCCTGGAGTTCAAGTCGACCGGGGACCTCGAGGGGAGCCTCCGGACGGCGTGGTACACCCTGTTGGGGATCCTGCTCTCGAAGGGGTTGCAGGTGTTGCTCACGGGAACGTTACTCGTCGGGTTCCTGTTCGTCGTCTGGTGATCGCTCCAGGCGTGACCCGTCGCGCGGGCAGTACTCGAACCCCTCGTCCCGTGTCTTGAACCCACACC from Halalkalicoccus tibetensis encodes the following:
- a CDS encoding Sjogren's syndrome/scleroderma autoantigen 1 family protein — protein: MSSDEFDKEAEREKLREKYADERADRESTQRMSDLLLQGATMTNSHCDRCGDPVFRYEGQAFCPSCQAAEEESAGGNGQPDRRESPDPAETAPESEAAAQAVADEDRTDPVDTGSQPSEVREPEPEPEPEGQPEPARAVESHEPAPGTDSEPSAATGDLSGARDELGRTIATLSRRAADSEDPRRAREFLEAATEAAETLSTLNGR
- the mdh gene encoding malate dehydrogenase, giving the protein MTKVSVVGAAGTVGAAAAYNIALRDIADELVLVDIPDKEDDTVGQAADTNHGVAYDANTTIRQGGYEDTAGSDVVVITAGIPRSPGQSRTDLAGDNAPIMDDIGSSIAEHNDDFVTITTSNPVDLLNRHLYEVGDRDRKTVIGFGGRLDSARFRYVLAERFDTQVRNVEATILGEHGDAQVPVFSKVRVDGTDPEFSDDEKEEILDELQESAMNVIERKGATEWGPATGVGHMVEAVVRDTGEVFPASVPLDGEFGHSDVGLGVPAKLGENGVEEVVEWDLDEFEREQLGSAADKLSEQYDEID
- a CDS encoding ferredoxin; the protein is MRIEYDPETCIGIYQCVDEWEKFEKDMDAGKAELVGAEEEEDGTFVLEVPEGEEFDAEMAARVCPVDAIRLYDDDGEQTVP
- a CDS encoding ATP-dependent DNA helicase — translated: MQTAELSGLPAGVADHLREEGIEELYPPQAEAVEAGVTEGESVVASVPTASGKTLIAELAMLASVERGGKALYIVPLRALASEKKREFERFEEFGVSVGVSTGNYESDEEWLSNRDIVVATSEKVDSLVRNGASWIEELSCVVADEIHLVDDANRGPTLEVTLAKLRQLNPALQTVALSATVGNADEVADWLDAELVHSEWRPIDLRTGVHYGSALHFDDGSQEEFAVESGDNPTTALVSDTLSDGGSSLVFVNSRRNAEAAARRLGNAVEDQLTGEERAELAELAEEVRGVSDSETSDDLADAIANGAAFHHAGLAREHRTLVEDAFRDRLIKAISATPTLAAGVNTPSRRVIVRDWQRYDGDAGGMKPLATLEVHQMMGRAGRPGLDPYGEALLLANNHDELDELFERYVWADPEPVRSKLATEPALRTHVLATVASGFASSRGGLLEFLERTLYATQSTDPGRLESVTDRMLDYLERNGFLERAGEDIEATGIGHTVSRLYLDPMSAAEMVDGLRGADDASALGLYHLVARTPDMWELYLRSGDREKYTEIAYEREAEFLGDMPTEFEAERFEDWLSALKTASLLEDWASEVEEDRITERYSIGPGDLRGKVETAQWLLNAAERLAVELDLGPDVVASISAARQRVEHGVGEELLGLTGVGNVGRKRARWLYEAGIETRDELRNAEKSVVLGALRGREKTAETILRNAGHPNPAIEGEGVEADESAAVEAEADSRGDGQAGLGDF
- the cgi121 gene encoding KEOPS complex subunit Cgi121, with product MELLAGNADIDDLDAFLDSLARIGDEHDSTVQAFDARYIADPEQLERAVALADRAIGRDEAIARDRAVEVLLYAAGRRQINRAFEIGVSEGEQAVVVLVDGGDEREAIEALSGLVEPGEWRPGDRADEGLIAGFYGITEAERAATDASLQELVCERVALLVVER
- a CDS encoding NADH:flavin oxidoreductase; this translates as MSPRITDPFEIGGLSVPNRLYRAPLLECAGNGPDAVDTLIRELEPAAEAGAGLLFQGATIVRGEGGCAAPGMTRVHDPEFVSRLGKLTDAIDDHGSRIFVQLEHGGLRSMETWHAGYRAENPDLEQLAVSRPPGLLRMADRLGVLDYDPHVLSIEEVYELAADFGRAAERCVGAGYDGVHIAGANMGIVQQFLSPFYNRRDDEFGGSLTNRVRFLAAIHDEIRERAGDVPLVTKVPAETASPPVVRRHLSEHDAVEICRACEAMGYDAVVPVRGSVFWDMSLVRGEHPERAWADDRFRAGYEAAFGARWRAVALANRIHAAGFEFEPAWNADLCERVREAVSIPVLCEGGIRGPEIGDVLGSAADAVGMGRPFYAEPRLPARVLAGESVVCENCNNCTVPQVAGARGVCRTPSVLAKRGQLAREGAYTN
- a CDS encoding DUF456 domain-containing protein, translating into MVEVALLLAVALLVCGVLASFVPLAPGALLSLAGIYGYWWATGYSEPGTVFLVVATFVGLGTLALDYLASALSTRAGGASWKTTAIAAVVGLALLPFTGPVGAVVGVALAVFALEFKSTGDLEGSLRTAWYTLLGILLSKGLQVLLTGTLLVGFLFVVW